The following nucleotide sequence is from Euzebya sp..
GTCGACGGCGATGCGACGGAGAACCCGTTGGCGGACTCGTTCTGCCAGTACGTGATCGCGAGCGGCGCCCCCCTGATCACCGGGGACGCCGCCACCGACCCGATCACCCGCGACAACCCGTCGATCGCCTCGATGGGCATCGCGGCCTGGGCCGGCATGCCGGTGCACAGCCCCGACGGGCAGGTGCTCGGCACCTTCTGCGTGGTCGACCAGCGCGTGCGCGAGTGGACGTCCGACGACCTCGAGGTCCTGTCCGCGCTGGCCGAGGCGGCGACCGGCGAGATCGCCCTGCGCGACGCACTCGACCGGGCGTCGCTGTTCGCCCGCACGCTGCAGCAGAGCCTGCTGCCCCCCGCGGTGCCGGAGGTGGAGGGGCTCGACGTCGCCGCCGCACACCGGCCCGCGCGCGACGGGTTCGGTGTCCTCGGCGACTTCTACGACGTCTTCGAGACCGTGCCGAACCGCTGGTTCGTCACCCTCGGCGGCGTCTGCGGCCACGGGCCGACGGCAGCGGAGACCGCGGTGTCCGCCCGCTGGACCATCCGCGCCGCCGCCGCGCGGACCCACCACCCATCATCGGTCCTCGAGTCCCTCAACCGGCAGATGGCCCGCCGGCCCGAGGACGAGGCACCGCACCTGACCGCCGTGCTGCTGTCCCTCGACGCGACGGCTCGGGCCGACGACCCGACCGCACCACTCGAGGTGGCGCTGACCACCGCGGGGCACCCGCCGCCGGTGATCCGGCGGGCGGACGGCGCGCTCGAGCAGCTGTACCCCGCCGGCCGGCCCCTCGGCATGTTCGACGACGCCGCCCTGACCGTGGAGACCCTCACCCTCCGACCGGGCGACGCCCTGGTGCTCGTCACCGACGGCGCGACCGAGGCACGCGACGCAGAGGGACGGCTGATGGGGGAGGAGGGGGTCGTCGCCGCCGTCTTCGCCGACGCCCGCCATCCCGACGAGACCGCCGCGGAGCTGACCGACCGGGTCATCGCGGCCACCCGCGCCCACCAGGACGGTCCGCTGGTGGACGACGTGGCGGTCGTCGTGCTGCGGGTGCCGCCCGCCTGACCGTCAGCGGTCGGGGTGCTGGGGACGCTCGGCCAGGCAGTCGACGTACAGGGCATCCCGCAGGGCGAGCTCCCGCGGGTCGTCCCACAGGTGGAAGCCCGAGCGGTTCGGCGCGTAGCAGAACCCGATGCCGACGTCCGGGTCGGCGAAGCCGAACGAGCCGCCCGCACCGGGCGTGCCGAAGGCCGCGTCCGCGGCGGTGCCGAAGCGGAAGCGGGGGAACGGCTTGATGTAGCCGAGGCTGAACGTGGTCTCGACCTTCAGGATCTCGTCCTCGAGCCCCTCCGCGGGTGGGGTGGCGGGATCGCGGAGGGCGGACAGGGTCGCCTCGTCGAGGCCGAGGCACTGGTCGCCGGTCGCGAACTCCCCGTACGCCCGGGCGACGTCGCGGACCCGTCCGGTGCCGTTCGCGGCGGGGATCTCGGCGCGGAGGATGTCGATGCGGTTGTAGCTGGCGAGCTCCGCCAGCACCGCCGGGTTCGCGAAGGACCGTGCGGTCGCGCTGCGCGGGTTGAGGAACGCGGCCACGAACCGCCAGGGCAGCTCGTGGACGTGCAGGACCATCTCCGCCGGCTTGTAGCCGTGGATGAACGCGAGCCGGCCCACATCGACGTCGTCGGGCAGGCCGATGTGGACGTCGAGGTCCAGAGGGCGGGCGATCTCCTCGGCGAAGAACCGGCCGAGGGACCGGCCGTCGGGGTCCACGCGTCGGATCAGCTCGCCCTCGTACCAGCCGAGGGTGATGCCGTGGTACCCGTGGCGGGTCCCCGGCTGCCAGGCGGGGGCCTGGGCCGCGATGACGGCGGCCATGCGGTCGAGGTCGAGCAGGTCGTCCACGTCGAGGGGGCTGTCGATGACGGCGAGGCCCGCCTGGTGGCTGAGGAGCTGGCGCACGGTCACCGCGTCCTTGCCCGCCGCGGCGAACTCCGGCCAGTACCGGGCCACGGGGGCGTCGTAGTCGACCAGCCCGCGGGCGTGGGCCAGCGCGACGGCCATCGACGCGACGCCCTTGGTCGTCGAGAACATCGTGACGAGGGTGTCCTCGGCCCACGGCAGCCGGCGGTGGCCGTCGCGGTAGCCGCCCCACAGGTCGACGACGACCTCGCCGTCGCGGACGACCGCGCACGCGGCCCCCACCTCACCGCGGTCGCGGACGTTGCGGCGGAACGCGTCGGCCACCGGGCCGTAGCCCTCGGCCACGTCGCCCTGCACCTCGAGCTCGGTCGGCACGTCGATCGAGAACACCACAGCGGCTCCCTCCTGCTGGCTGACCGGCGGAGTCTACGGACGCCGGTCCCGAGATGGCGTCTCAGGCCCCCTCGGCAGGGGGGTGCATGGGGTTGAATGCCGGGATGGCCGTGAGACTCAGCGGGTGGCGGAAGATCTCCGCGGCGACGTGGCGCGCGCCGAGCGACCCGCAGATGTACGGCGATGTGGAGCTCGACGCCCGCCCGCTGCTGGCCTACGTCGAGGCCGCCCGGGCGGACGGGCACCCGGTGACGGTCACCCACCTGGTCGGCAAGGCCGTCGCCCACGCCCTGGCGCGGAACCCGGACCTGAACGGGCGGATCCGCCTCGGGCGGTTCGTGCGGCGGCCGACCGTCGACATCTTCTTCATCGCCTCGACGGCGGACGGCGACGAGCTCTCGGGCGTGAAGGTCGCCCGGACCGACGAGAAGGCCGTGACGGCGATCGCCGACGAGGTCGCGGGCCGCGCGGCTCGGCTCCGCAGCGGTGAGGAGGACGACCTCGGTCAGGCCAAGGGCCTGCTCGACCGGTTGCCCACCCGGGTGCTGCGGTGGCTGATGGGGCTGCTCGCGGTCCTGTCGATCGACCTCGACCTCGACCTGCCGGCCGTGGGCGTCCGCCGCCAGACCTTCGGGAGCGCGCTCGTGTCGAGCGTCGGCATGTTCGGCATCGGCCACGCCTACGCGCCGCTGTCGCCGTTCTACCGGGTCCCGTTCCTGGTGCTGGTGGGGGAGGTGGCCGACCGAGCGGTCGTCGAGGACGGGGTGGTGGTGGCCCGGCCGATGCTGACGGTGTCGGCCACGATGGACCACCGCTACCTCGACGGGTTCCACGCCGCCCGGCTGGCCCGCGACCTGCGGGCCTACTGCGCCGACCCGGCGGCGTTCGAGCCGCCGCTGGCCGCTCAGCGGTAGGGCGCGCTCAGCGGTAGGTGCGGAGGTGCGCGGCGTCGCCGGTCAGGTGGGCGTGGTCGTTGAAGGTCAGCAGGTGCGTGCCCGACCGGCCCACGATCAGGGTGGTCAGGCCGGCGTTCACGACGACCCTGTTGAGGGCGACCACACCGTCGGCGCCGAGGCCGAGGAGGTGTGCGACGATCGCGGCGATCACCCCGCCGGAGGTGCTGACGACCGCGTCACGACCCGACCCGAGGTCGTCTGCGAGCTCGGCGAGCGCCGCGGTGGCACCAGCCGAGAAGTCCCGCCAGCCACCCGCGGCGTCGGCGGTCACCCAGGCCCCGAGCGACTCGTCGAGCACGGCCTGGAACCGCGTCGGATCACCCATCACCGCGGGGTCGTCACCCACCTCGGCGGCGACCATGCCGACGTGGTCGTACTCGTCGAACCGGCTGTCGGTGCGCGGCTCGCCGGACAGGCGCATCGCCGTCATCGCGATCGCGGCGGTCTCGCGCTGGCGTGACAGCGACCCGCTGGCGATCAGCGGGTCGCGGAGGCCCCGGCGGGCCAGCTCGGCACCGGCGACGGCCGCCTGCTCCCGCCCGAGGTCGCTGAGGGCGTCGTAGTCCGCCGCCCCGAAGGAGGCCTGGCCGTGGCGGAGCAGGGTGATCGTGCCGATGATCGCCCTCGCTACACGTGGGTCTCGCGGTGGGCGCCGGTCTCGGCGTCGCGGCTCTCGATGAAGGCCTTGAACCGCTCGAGGTCGCCCTTGACGCGGCGCTCGGTCACGTTCGTCCAGTCGGCGACCTTCTCGGCGAAGGACTCCGGCTGCCAGGCCATGTTCACGGTGACCTCGGTCTGCTGCGGCCCGGCGGCTGCGAACGTCACCTTGCCGGCGTGCGCGACGTCACCCCCGGTCGCGCGCCACATGATGATCTCGTCCGGGATCTGCTCGGAGATCTCGGTCTCGAAGCTCTTGGAGACCAGCCCGATCTCGGTGGTCCAGCGCAGGTGGGTGTCGTCGAGCTGCTCGACGCGCTCCACACCCTCCATGAACTCCGGGAACTCCTCGAACTGCGTCCACTGGTTGTAGACGGTCCGCACGGGGCGGTCGACGGTCACGGTCTCGGTGAACTGCTTGTGTGCGTCCATGCCGAGGCCCTACCCGGAACGCCCCGTGGTGATCGGGCCCGGCGATCAGCGCTCGATGCGGCGGGTGAGGATCGGCAGGGCGGCGACGGCGAGCGCGATCTTGACCGCGTCA
It contains:
- a CDS encoding PP2C family protein-serine/threonine phosphatase, with amino-acid sequence MPETAQSPVSDRRRLAAVHATHLLDTAPEEAFDRLTRLAARVLGASAAFITLVDETRSFWKSRTGVDGDATENPLADSFCQYVIASGAPLITGDAATDPITRDNPSIASMGIAAWAGMPVHSPDGQVLGTFCVVDQRVREWTSDDLEVLSALAEAATGEIALRDALDRASLFARTLQQSLLPPAVPEVEGLDVAAAHRPARDGFGVLGDFYDVFETVPNRWFVTLGGVCGHGPTAAETAVSARWTIRAAAARTHHPSSVLESLNRQMARRPEDEAPHLTAVLLSLDATARADDPTAPLEVALTTAGHPPPVIRRADGALEQLYPAGRPLGMFDDAALTVETLTLRPGDALVLVTDGATEARDAEGRLMGEEGVVAAVFADARHPDETAAELTDRVIAATRAHQDGPLVDDVAVVVLRVPPA
- a CDS encoding serine hydrolase domain-containing protein — its product is MVFSIDVPTELEVQGDVAEGYGPVADAFRRNVRDRGEVGAACAVVRDGEVVVDLWGGYRDGHRRLPWAEDTLVTMFSTTKGVASMAVALAHARGLVDYDAPVARYWPEFAAAGKDAVTVRQLLSHQAGLAVIDSPLDVDDLLDLDRMAAVIAAQAPAWQPGTRHGYHGITLGWYEGELIRRVDPDGRSLGRFFAEEIARPLDLDVHIGLPDDVDVGRLAFIHGYKPAEMVLHVHELPWRFVAAFLNPRSATARSFANPAVLAELASYNRIDILRAEIPAANGTGRVRDVARAYGEFATGDQCLGLDEATLSALRDPATPPAEGLEDEILKVETTFSLGYIKPFPRFRFGTAADAAFGTPGAGGSFGFADPDVGIGFCYAPNRSGFHLWDDPRELALRDALYVDCLAERPQHPDR
- a CDS encoding 2-oxo acid dehydrogenase subunit E2; amino-acid sequence: MAVRLSGWRKISAATWRAPSDPQMYGDVELDARPLLAYVEAARADGHPVTVTHLVGKAVAHALARNPDLNGRIRLGRFVRRPTVDIFFIASTADGDELSGVKVARTDEKAVTAIADEVAGRAARLRSGEEDDLGQAKGLLDRLPTRVLRWLMGLLAVLSIDLDLDLPAVGVRRQTFGSALVSSVGMFGIGHAYAPLSPFYRVPFLVLVGEVADRAVVEDGVVVARPMLTVSATMDHRYLDGFHAARLARDLRAYCADPAAFEPPLAAQR
- a CDS encoding histidine phosphatase family protein, with protein sequence MDERDRAPRQGRPRAVQGLHREPRRRDRRPPRDPRVARAIIGTITLLRHGQASFGAADYDALSDLGREQAAVAGAELARRGLRDPLIASGSLSRQRETAAIAMTAMRLSGEPRTDSRFDEYDHVGMVAAEVGDDPAVMGDPTRFQAVLDESLGAWVTADAAGGWRDFSAGATAALAELADDLGSGRDAVVSTSGGVIAAIVAHLLGLGADGVVALNRVVVNAGLTTLIVGRSGTHLLTFNDHAHLTGDAAHLRTYR
- a CDS encoding SRPBCC family protein gives rise to the protein MDAHKQFTETVTVDRPVRTVYNQWTQFEEFPEFMEGVERVEQLDDTHLRWTTEIGLVSKSFETEISEQIPDEIIMWRATGGDVAHAGKVTFAAAGPQQTEVTVNMAWQPESFAEKVADWTNVTERRVKGDLERFKAFIESRDAETGAHRETHV